The Mytilus edulis chromosome 12, xbMytEdul2.2, whole genome shotgun sequence genome contains a region encoding:
- the LOC139498239 gene encoding glutathione S-transferase 1-like codes for MPAKYKISYFDIRGKGELPRLVFAAAGKDFEDERLSGDKWTAFKPKTPYGQMPVLTVDDKTMINQTGAIARYLAREFGLYGSNNMENTKCDIIIETTVDVLTAMIKLHFEKDEAQKEELGKKFSTEVLPQFLTYLCKVLKENGGKFLVGSKLTVADMAAFDMLDKLTCNPTMGEGVYKDFAEVKKFYESVKTNANVQKYLEKRPAADM; via the exons ATGCCTGctaaatacaaaatatcttaCTTCGACATCAGAGGAAAAGGAGAATTGCCTCGACTTGTTTTTGCTGCAGCTGGAAAAGATTTTGAGGACGAAAGATTAAGTGGCGATAAATGGACAGCTTTTAAACCAA AAACACCTTATGGTCAGATGCCTGTATTAACTGTGGATGATAAAACTATGATTAACCAGACCGGTGCCATTGCCCGATACCTTGCGCGTGAATTTg GGTTGTATGGTTCAAATAATATGGAAAATACAAAGTGTGACATCATCATTGAAACAACAGTTGATGTCTTAACTGCTATGATTAAATTACATTTCGAAAAGGATGAAGCACAAAAG GAAGAACTTGGTAAAAAGTTTAGTACCGAAGTTTTGCcccaatttttaacatatttgtgCAAGGTACTCAAAGAAAATGGAGGAAAGTTTCTCGTTGGATCGAag ttGACAGTTGCGGATATGGCTGCTTTTGACATGCTTGATAAACTAACATGTAACCCAACGATGGGTGAAGGCGTGTACAAAGACTTTGCTGAAGTAAAAAAGTTTTACGAAAGTGTAAAAACAAATGCTAATGTACAGAAATATTTAGAGAAGCGACCGGCAGCAGACATGTAA